A single window of Sparus aurata chromosome 12, fSpaAur1.1, whole genome shotgun sequence DNA harbors:
- the macir gene encoding macrophage immunometabolism regulator — MSIRMEMDISGVSRAHVSILPAAEIKASLKPEAERPRCASTPCSPIRGTVAGYQILHMDSNYLVGFTTGEELLKLAHQWSEGTPEKGSVAEAMTSTIQSTVPKSVDLGIHRSSRIFKGKSRYYQPYDIPAANGRRRRRMPSSSDTFLRSLTHLEPGRSLHAPLPLCLLKGKRAQSKSLDYLNLDKISIKESSDTEVLQYQLQHLTLRGERMFTRNKT; from the coding sequence ATGTCTATAAGGATGGAAATGGATATAAGTGGAGTGTCCAGGGCGCACGTCTCCATTCTTCCTGCAGCTGAGATCAAAGCTTCATTGAAACCAGAAGCAGAAAGACCTCGCTGTGCCAGCACCCCGTGTTCCCCCATCAGAGGTACTGTTGCGGGATACCAGATCCTCCACATGGACTCAAACTATCTAGTAGGATTCACCACTGGTGAGGAGCTGCTCAAGCTGGCCCACCAGTGGTCAGAGGGCACTCCAGAGAAGGGCTCTGTGGCAGAGGCCATGACTAGCACCATCCAGAGCACTGTTCCCAAGTCTGTGGACTTGGGTATCCACCGGTCTTCACGAATCTTTAAAGGCAAAAGTCGCTACTACCAACCGTATGACATTCCTGCTGCCAATGGGAGGAGACGGAGGCGTATGCCCAGCTCGAGTGACACCTTCCTTAGGTCCCTGACCCACTTGGAGCCAGGAAGGAGTCTGCATGCACCATTACCACTGTGTCTGCTTAAGGGGAAGAGGGCCCAGTCCAAGTCTCTGGACTACCTTAATCTGGACAAAATAAGTATCAAAGAGTCATCAGACACTGAGGTGTTACAGTACCAACTGCAGCATCTCACCCTGCGAGGGGAGCGCATGTTTACCAGAAACAAGACATGA